In Acaryochloris marina S15, a single genomic region encodes these proteins:
- a CDS encoding glucose-1-phosphate adenylyltransferase: MKRVLSIILGGGAGTRLYPLTKMRAKPAVPLAGKYRLIDIPVSNCINSDINKIYVLTQFNSASLNRHLSRGYNFSNFTEGFVEVLAAQQTPDNSGWFEGTADAVRQYLQLLKEWDVDEYLILSGDHLYRMDYSQFVQRHRDTNADITISVVPMDERRASAFGLMKLDESGRVGDFCEKPTGDELTQMQVDTTLLGLNADQAREQPYIASMGIYVFKKEVLIDLLESNLEHTDFGKEVIPTAAANHNIQAFLFDDYWEDIGTIEAFYEANLALAQQPKPKFSFYDEQAPIYTRARYLPPSKILDCRVTESIIGEGCIVKKSQIHHSVLGVRSYVDDHCTLDNVLWLGSDYYQSLSKRQADLDQGRVPLGIGENTVIRKAIVDKNARIGKNVKIVNKAQVEEANHEDEGFYIRSGIVVILKNAIIPDGTEI; encoded by the coding sequence ATGAAACGCGTACTATCCATTATTCTCGGCGGCGGTGCTGGCACCCGACTCTATCCCTTGACAAAAATGAGGGCTAAACCTGCTGTGCCTTTAGCAGGTAAGTATCGTCTGATTGATATACCTGTGAGTAATTGCATTAACTCAGACATTAATAAAATCTATGTCCTGACTCAATTCAACTCAGCGTCTCTCAATCGACATTTGAGTCGAGGCTATAATTTCTCAAATTTTACAGAAGGATTTGTCGAGGTCTTAGCTGCTCAGCAGACTCCTGATAACTCAGGTTGGTTTGAAGGAACTGCGGATGCCGTTCGTCAATATTTGCAGTTGCTCAAGGAATGGGATGTGGATGAATATCTCATTCTTTCTGGAGACCACTTGTATCGCATGGACTACAGCCAATTTGTTCAACGACATCGCGATACCAATGCCGATATCACGATTTCCGTGGTGCCCATGGATGAGCGACGGGCCTCTGCTTTTGGCTTAATGAAACTGGATGAATCAGGGCGTGTGGGAGATTTTTGTGAAAAGCCCACTGGAGATGAATTAACCCAAATGCAGGTGGATACCACTTTGCTCGGGTTGAATGCAGACCAAGCCCGTGAGCAACCTTATATTGCCTCCATGGGGATTTATGTGTTCAAAAAAGAGGTTCTGATCGATTTATTGGAATCTAATCTTGAGCATACTGACTTTGGTAAAGAAGTGATTCCTACTGCTGCTGCGAATCATAATATTCAGGCATTCCTATTTGATGACTATTGGGAAGATATTGGAACGATTGAAGCGTTCTATGAGGCCAATCTAGCTTTAGCTCAACAGCCCAAGCCCAAGTTTAGTTTTTACGATGAGCAAGCCCCCATCTATACCCGAGCCCGATATTTACCACCCAGTAAAATCCTCGACTGCCGGGTCACGGAATCCATTATTGGTGAAGGCTGTATTGTTAAAAAAAGTCAAATTCACCACTCTGTTCTAGGGGTTCGCTCTTATGTCGACGATCATTGCACCCTGGACAATGTGCTGTGGCTAGGGTCAGATTATTATCAGTCTCTGTCTAAGCGGCAAGCTGATCTTGACCAAGGTAGAGTTCCCTTAGGAATTGGGGAAAACACGGTCATTCGTAAAGCGATCGTTGATAAAAATGCCCGTATTGGCAAGAACGTCAAAATAGTCAATAAAGCCCAGGTGGAGGAGGCTAATCATGAGGATGAAGGCTTCTATATCCGGAGTGGGATTGTTGTTATTCT
- the glpX gene encoding class II fructose-bisphosphatase — MDNVIGLEIIEVVEQAAIASARWMGKGEKDTADAVAVDAMRSRMNQIHMRGRIVIGEGERDDAPMLYIGEQVGICTQEDAADFCTIDELVEIDIAVDPCEGTNLVAYGQNGSMAVLAISEKGGLFAAPDFYMKKLAAPPAAKGKVDIRKSATENLKIIAECLDRSIAELVVVVMDRSRHGALIKEIRDVGARVRLIDDGDVSAALSCAFSGTNIHALMGIGAAPEGVISAAAMRALGGHFQGQLIYDPEIVQTGLIGESKESNLARLKEMGIDDPDRIYEAEELACGETVLFAACGITPGTLMKGARFFPGGVRTESLIISTQSKTARFVDTIHKLDDKHRALQLH, encoded by the coding sequence ATGGACAATGTGATTGGTTTAGAAATTATAGAAGTGGTTGAGCAAGCTGCGATCGCATCTGCTCGATGGATGGGTAAAGGCGAGAAAGATACAGCCGATGCCGTGGCTGTTGACGCGATGCGGAGTCGCATGAATCAAATCCATATGCGAGGCCGGATTGTGATTGGTGAGGGAGAACGGGATGATGCCCCCATGCTTTACATTGGTGAGCAAGTTGGTATCTGTACCCAGGAAGATGCCGCCGACTTCTGTACGATTGATGAGTTAGTTGAGATCGATATTGCTGTTGATCCGTGTGAAGGCACGAACTTAGTGGCCTATGGTCAGAATGGTTCAATGGCTGTTCTCGCCATTTCTGAGAAAGGAGGGTTGTTTGCTGCTCCTGACTTCTATATGAAGAAGTTAGCTGCTCCTCCTGCCGCGAAGGGAAAAGTTGATATTCGTAAATCCGCGACTGAAAACTTGAAAATCATTGCTGAATGCTTAGATCGCTCAATCGCCGAATTGGTTGTTGTGGTGATGGATCGATCTCGACATGGTGCACTGATTAAAGAAATTCGCGATGTAGGGGCTAGAGTCCGCTTGATTGATGATGGCGATGTCTCCGCTGCGTTGTCTTGTGCATTTTCAGGGACTAATATTCATGCGTTGATGGGGATTGGTGCCGCACCAGAAGGCGTGATTTCTGCGGCTGCCATGCGGGCATTAGGGGGACATTTCCAAGGCCAACTGATCTATGACCCAGAAATTGTCCAGACTGGATTGATTGGTGAGAGTAAAGAAAGCAACCTAGCTCGATTAAAGGAAATGGGGATTGACGATCCGGATCGCATCTATGAAGCTGAGGAGCTAGCCTGTGGCGAAACCGTTTTATTTGCCGCCTGCGGAATAACCCCCGGAACCCTGATGAAAGGGGCTCGTTTTTTCCCAGGAGGCGTGAGAACTGAATCTCTCATTATCTCTACGCAATCCAAAACGGCCCGATTTGTCGATACTATCCACAAACTGGACGACAAACACCGAGCCCTGCAACTACACTAA